From Nymphaea colorata isolate Beijing-Zhang1983 chromosome 6, ASM883128v2, whole genome shotgun sequence, a single genomic window includes:
- the LOC126410171 gene encoding uncharacterized protein LOC126410171: MDDSSSGLPALRKRPDDGGAGGSPPEKKPCIEPVPEDLLRDCDDLGEEPLPCFAFEEALVSEVMKELEETIKGSTRSATTTRMEDLSGPLVSVAGSSVMASVDVGHAPELFYAATIGLRPTFLDGGNPGASFVEPASVCSDGWRGEGGHGEAATSKLDEEKEKEEEEWLTRVLSGPSLDFEQGFLGL; encoded by the coding sequence atgGACGACTCATCCTCTGGTCTGCCGGCGTTACGGAAGAGACCGGACGACGGAGGGGCCGGCGGCTCCCCGCCGGAGAAGAAGCCGTGCATAGAACCGGTGCCGGAGGATCTCCTACGCGACTGCGACGATCTGGGAGAGGAGCCGTTGCCTTGTTTCGCTTTCGAGGAGGCGCTGGTGAGCGAGGTAATGAAGGAGTTGGAGGAGACGATCAAGGGGTCGACGCGATCGGCGACGACTACTCGGATGGAAGACCTCTCGGGGCCCCTTGTCTCCGTAGCTGGCTCCAGCGTCATGGCCAGTGTCGATGTTGGCCACGCGCCGGAACTCTTCTATGCGGCCACCATTGGTTTGCGCCCTACCTTCCTCGACGGCGGGAACCCAGGGGCATCCTTCGTCGAGCCCGCGTCGGTCTGTTCCGACGGGTGGAGAGGCGAGGGAGGTCACGGAGAGGCGGCGACCAGTAAGTTGGacgaggagaaggagaaagaggaggaggagtgGTTGACGCGTGTGTTGAGTGGGCCCTCGTTAGACTTCGAGCAAGGGTTTCTAGGCTTGTAG